The following are encoded together in the Rhodothermales bacterium genome:
- a CDS encoding ABC transporter ATP-binding protein, translating to MDEAPEHVASAGANGTVRPLLVVEDLSKWYPMAGGQRLEVLRNVSFTVNRGEVVAVVGESGTGKSTLLHMLGALDRPSGGRVLFQGEDIFQKDDEALAAFRNRSIGFIFQFHHLLPEFTAVENVAMPALIQHKAFGEARPRAEELLTSLNLGGRLEHRPGELSGGEQQRVAVARALMNRPGLVLADEPTGNLDVKTAESLHQELIRLSRAYDQTFIIVTHNPALAALADRVLRMEQGSVVEGR from the coding sequence ATGGATGAAGCACCGGAGCATGTCGCCTCCGCGGGCGCCAACGGAACGGTTCGACCCCTGCTCGTCGTCGAAGACCTGAGCAAGTGGTACCCGATGGCCGGCGGGCAGCGGCTGGAGGTGCTTCGAAACGTGTCGTTCACCGTCAATCGCGGCGAGGTGGTGGCGGTCGTGGGGGAGAGCGGCACCGGGAAAAGTACGCTGCTGCACATGCTCGGCGCCCTTGATCGCCCGTCCGGCGGGCGGGTGTTGTTTCAGGGAGAGGATATCTTTCAAAAAGACGACGAGGCGCTGGCCGCCTTCCGCAACCGGTCGATCGGGTTCATCTTCCAGTTTCATCACCTCTTACCCGAGTTCACGGCCGTCGAAAACGTCGCCATGCCCGCGCTGATCCAGCACAAGGCCTTCGGCGAGGCCCGCCCGCGTGCCGAGGAACTGCTGACGTCGCTCAACCTCGGTGGCCGGCTGGAGCATCGCCCCGGCGAGTTGTCCGGGGGCGAGCAGCAGCGTGTGGCCGTGGCCCGCGCCCTCATGAACCGCCCCGGCCTGGTCCTGGCGGACGAGCCGACGGGTAATCTGGACGTAAAAACTGCCGAAAGCCTCCACCAGGAGCTGATCCGCCTCAGCCGCGCCTACGACCAGACGTTTATTATCGTCACCCACAACCCGGCCCTCGCCGCTTTGGCGGACCGGGTGTTGCGCATGGAGCAGGGCAGTGTGGTGGAAGGGCGGTGA
- a CDS encoding sigma-54 dependent transcriptional regulator, whose protein sequence is MANASILVIDDEASIRRTLREILEYEEYEVDEAVDGESALAKLRTGRYDLALLDVKMPRMDGMEVLQAVRTELPELPVVMISGHGTIETAVEATRLGAFDFIEKPPDLNRLLVTLRNALDRSNLQEENRRMRQTIVEHHEARLLPIIGESAVMHRIKDTIKRVAPTEARVLITGEAGTGKELVAKWIHHLSPRKDGPMVEVNCAAIPGELIESELFGHEKGSFTGATKQRIGKFEQSHGGTLFLDEIGDMSLSAQAKVLRALQENRVSRVGGDRSIPVDVRVVAATNKDLLAQIDAHEFREDLYHRLSVILIHLPPLRERREDIPLMVPTFCEHLIKRNGLPARRFSDSALKLLAEFDWRGNVRELHNVIERLLILSEGDEILPRDVQRYVQPNAGGGGASLASMLDQYESFSDFRDHAEKLFIEHKLTLNEWNISRTADAIGIQRSHLYNKMGKYEIERHG, encoded by the coding sequence ATGGCCAACGCCAGTATTCTTGTCATCGACGACGAAGCCAGCATTCGCCGCACCCTTCGGGAAATCCTGGAATACGAGGAATATGAGGTCGACGAAGCCGTCGACGGAGAATCCGCCCTGGCCAAGCTGCGGACCGGCCGCTACGACCTCGCGCTGCTGGACGTCAAGATGCCGCGGATGGACGGCATGGAGGTCCTCCAGGCCGTCCGTACCGAGCTTCCCGAACTGCCCGTCGTCATGATCTCGGGACACGGCACCATCGAGACGGCCGTCGAGGCGACCCGGCTGGGGGCGTTCGACTTCATCGAGAAGCCGCCGGATCTGAACCGGTTGCTCGTCACGCTACGCAACGCGCTCGACCGCTCGAATCTCCAGGAAGAAAACCGCCGGATGCGCCAGACCATCGTGGAGCACCACGAGGCGCGGCTGCTTCCGATCATCGGCGAAAGCGCGGTCATGCATCGGATCAAGGACACGATCAAGCGGGTGGCGCCGACCGAGGCGCGGGTGCTGATAACGGGCGAAGCCGGCACTGGCAAGGAGCTTGTCGCCAAGTGGATCCACCACCTCTCGCCGCGGAAAGACGGCCCGATGGTCGAGGTCAACTGCGCGGCCATCCCCGGGGAATTGATCGAAAGCGAGCTGTTTGGTCACGAAAAGGGCTCGTTCACCGGGGCGACCAAACAGCGGATCGGGAAATTTGAACAGTCGCACGGCGGGACGCTGTTTCTGGACGAAATCGGTGATATGAGCCTCTCCGCCCAGGCCAAGGTGCTGCGGGCCCTGCAGGAAAACCGGGTGAGCCGCGTCGGCGGCGATCGTAGCATTCCGGTGGACGTACGCGTCGTGGCGGCGACGAACAAGGACCTCCTCGCCCAGATTGACGCCCACGAGTTTCGCGAGGACCTCTACCATCGTCTGAGCGTCATCCTCATCCATCTGCCCCCGCTCCGCGAGCGACGCGAGGATATCCCGCTGATGGTGCCGACGTTCTGCGAGCACCTGATCAAGCGCAACGGCCTGCCGGCCCGGCGCTTCTCGGACTCCGCCCTCAAGCTGCTGGCCGAGTTCGACTGGCGCGGTAACGTCCGCGAACTCCATAACGTCATCGAACGCCTCCTCATCCTCAGCGAGGGCGACGAGATCTTGCCGCGCGACGTGCAGCGGTACGTGCAGCCCAACGCCGGCGGCGGAGGCGCCTCGTTGGCCAGTATGCTCGATCAGTACGAGTCGTTCAGCGACTTCCGCGATCATGCGGAGAAACTGTTTATCGAGCACAAGCTCACCTTGAACGAGTGGAACATCAGCCGCACGGCCGATGCGATCGGCATCCAGCGCTCACATCTATATAATAAGATGGGCAAATACGAGATCGAGCGGCATGGATGA
- a CDS encoding tetratricopeptide repeat protein: MATHKAPARVSRRHELREDKVITFYSRMAIFFEDNRTLVFGVIGAVVLLVILGAGYNLFQEKKEAQAQTALAAAVRAYERGDFQVALDGEESGAAGLVEVAREFGGTDAGNLASYYAGDALYRLGKFAEALPHFEAFDKGDSVLGSASFAAEAAIYENTGEPARAAERYERAATVFATDFTTPQYLLNAGRNYASAGNFAKARTMYERIESEYPESAPAREIAYYTARLDALAAASE, encoded by the coding sequence ATGGCAACCCATAAGGCACCGGCGCGGGTATCGCGGCGTCACGAGCTTCGCGAAGACAAGGTGATCACCTTTTATAGCCGCATGGCGATTTTCTTCGAGGATAACCGAACACTGGTTTTCGGGGTTATCGGCGCGGTGGTGTTGTTGGTGATCCTGGGCGCCGGGTATAACCTCTTCCAGGAAAAGAAGGAGGCACAGGCGCAGACGGCGCTCGCCGCGGCCGTTCGTGCGTATGAACGGGGTGATTTCCAGGTGGCGCTCGACGGCGAGGAATCCGGCGCGGCCGGCTTGGTGGAGGTCGCCCGCGAATTCGGTGGCACCGACGCCGGCAACCTGGCCTCGTATTACGCCGGCGACGCGCTCTACCGCCTGGGTAAGTTCGCCGAGGCGCTGCCTCACTTCGAAGCGTTCGACAAGGGCGATTCCGTGCTTGGCTCCGCGAGCTTTGCGGCCGAGGCGGCCATCTACGAAAACACAGGCGAACCGGCCCGCGCGGCCGAACGCTACGAACGCGCCGCGACGGTGTTCGCGACGGATTTTACGACCCCCCAGTATTTGCTAAACGCCGGCCGCAATTACGCCAGCGCCGGTAACTTCGCCAAGGCGCGAACGATGTACGAACGCATCGAATCCGAATACCCGGAATCCGCGCCGGCGCGTGAGATCGCATACTACACGGCCCGCCTCGACGCCCTGGCGGCCGCATCGGAGTAG